Genomic segment of Streptomyces zhihengii:
TCTCCCCGACGGAGCCGGAGGACGGTCGCCAGCCGCGATGGCATTCAATCACTTACCAGCAGCCATGCACGACGCCTTGGGACCATTGTCCGTCACGCCGGTGACACACTCGGTGCCGATGGCCAAGAATTTCCGTCCCAGTCGACCTCCCGAGAACGGGGAGACCCGCCCTTCCCCCGGTGCGGTCCTCGACCGGCTCACCGCGGGGGCGAACCGGGCTGCGCGCATCACTCATACGGAGCACTTGCCCCCGCGACCGGGCAGGCATGCCGTCTGGCCCGACCGCATCCGCGCCGAGGTCGTCGCCGCCGTCCAGGCGGCGGGGATCGACCACCCCTGGGTCCATCAGGCGGCCGCGGCGGAGCACGCGCTGGACGGCGAATCCGTGGTCATCGCGACCGGCACCGCCTCGGGGAAGTCCCTGTCGTACCTGGCGCCCGTGCTCAGCACCCTGCTCGACGGGGCCGAGGCCCCGAACGGCCGGGGCACCACGGCCCTCTACCTGGCCCCCACCAAGGCCCTGGCCGCCGACCAGCGGCGCGCCGTCAGAGAGCTGGCGGCGCCCCTGGGCAACCGGATCCGCCCCGCGGTCTACGACGGGGACACCCCCGTCGAGGAGCGCGAATGGGTGCGCCAGTACGCCAACTACGTGCTCACCAACCCCGACATGCTCCATCGCGGGATACTCCCGTCCCACCCGCGCTGGTCCTCCTTCCTCCGCTCGCTGCGCTACGTGGTGATCGACGAATGCCACACCTACCGGGGCGTCTTCGGCTCCCACGTCGCCCAGGTACTGCGCCGGCTCCGCCGCCTGTGCGCCCGCTACGGGGCGGACCCGGTCTTCCTGCTCGCGTCGGCCACCTCGGCCGACCCCGCCGTCTCGGCCGGCCGCCTCACCGGCCTGCCCGTCCGGGAGGTGGCCGACGACGCCTCGCCGCGCGGCGAGCTCGTCTTCGCGCTGTGGGAGCCGCCGCTGACCGAACTGCACGGCGAGAAGGGCGCGCCCGTGCGGCGCACCGCGACCGCCGAGACGGCCGACCTGCTGACGGATCTGACCGTGCAGGGCGTGCGCAGCGTCGCCTTCGTCCGCTCCCGCCGGGGCGCCGAGCTCATCTCCGTCATCGCCAAGGAGCGCCTCGCCGAGGTCGACCGCTCGCTGCCCCGGCGTGTCGCGGCCTACCGGGGCGGCTACCTGCCGGAGGAGCGCCGCGCCCTCGAACGCGCCCTCCACTCGGGTGAGCTCCTCTGCCTCGCCGCCACGACCGCGCTCGAACTGGGCGTCGACGTCGCCGGACTCGACGCCGTGGTCATCGCCGGCTATCCGGGCACCCGCGCCTCGCTGTGGCAGCAGGCGGGCCGCGCCGGCCGCTCGGGGCAGGGCGCGCTGGCGGTCCTCGTGGCCAGGGACGACCCGCTGGACACCTTCCTCGTGCACCACCCGGAGGCGCTGTTCGAGCGGCCGGTGGAGTCGACCGTGCTGGACCCGGACAACCCCTACGTCCTCGCCCCGCATCTGTGCGCGGCGGCCTCCGAACTCCCCCTCACCGAGGCCGACCTCGACCTCTTCGGCCCCGCGGCGGCCGGGCTGATGCCCCAGCTCGAGACCGCCGGGCTGCTGCGCCGGCGCCCGTCCGGCTGGCACTGGACCCGGCGCGAGCGTGCCGCCGACCTCACCGACATCCGCGGCGGGGGCGGCCGCCCGGTGCAGATCGTCGAGGCGGGCACCGGGAGGCTGCTCGGCACGGTGGACGAAGGCGCGGCCCACACGGCCGTGCACGACGGCGCGGTCCACCTCCACCAGGGCCGTACGTACCTGGTGCGCAAGCTTGACCTGGAGGACTCCGTGGCCCTGGTCGAGGAGGCGGCCCCGCCGTACTCGACCACTGCGCGGGACACCACCGCCATCTCCGTCCTGGAGACCGACACCGAGATCCCCTGGGGCCAGGGGCGCCTCTGCTACGGCTCCGTCGAGGTCACCAACCAGGTCGTCTCCTTCCTTCGCCGCAGGGTCGTCACCGGGGAGGTCCTCGGCGAGACCAAGCTCGACCTGCCGCCGCGCACCCTGCGCACCCGGGCCGTGTGGTGGACGGTCACCGAGGACCAGCTCGACGCGGCCCGGGTGAACCCCGAGCAGCTCGGCGGGGCCCTGCACGCGGCCGAGCACGCGTCCATCGGCATGCTGCCGCTGTTCGCCACCTGCGACCGGTGGGACATCGGCGGGGTGTCCGTGCCCCTGCATCCGGACACCCTGCTCCCGACGGTGTTCGTGTACGACGGCCACCCGGGCGGCGCGGGCTTCGCCGAGCGCGCGTTCCACACCGCCGAGGAGTGGCTCACCGCCACTCGTGAGGCCATCGCGTCCTGCGAGTGCGACGCGGGGTGTCCTTCGTGCATCCAGTCCCCCAAGTGCGGCAACGGCAACGATCCCCTGCACAAGCGCGGCGCGGTCCGGCTCCTCACGGAGCTGCTGCGCGGCGCCCCGGCCCGGCAGGCGCCCCCCTCGCCGGACGGCGAGGGCACCTGACAGCCGGGCCCTCCGGCAGGCGTCGGGGGCGGGAGGGCCCCGGGCCGAGGCTGGGCTGGGGCTTGGGGCCGGGGCGACGGTGCCGGTGCCGGAACGGGCCTACCCGCCGTCGGTTGGCGGCATCGGGGTGCCCTCCGGGGGCCGCGTGGCCGCCGGCGGAGGGGCGGCGACGGGCGGGCCGGCCCTCGACCTGATCCGGGGCGCGTACGGCCCCACACGGACCCGCACCGTGACGTCGGCGACCTCGCCCGTCACCGCGCACCGCACCACCTCGGCGCCCTGCGCCCCGGCGACGCGCTCGGCGGCGCCGCAGGCGGCGGCACCGCCCCGCAGGGCCCGGTCGGCCGCCGCCAGCGCGGCGAGGTCGGCCGCCGCGCCGGCCCGGTGCCGGGCGACGACCGCCTGGCCCATGGCGAGCACGGCCGCGAACACGACGCACAGCACACTGGTCGCACACGCCACCCAGACAGTGGCCGCGCCCCTGTCCCGCATCCTCACGGCGCCCACAGCCCTGTCCCGCGTCCTCACGGCGCCCGCACCCCTTCGCGCGCGCCGGCAGCGGGGCGCCCGGCGGCGCCCGCCGGCTCCCGGCCGACGCTGTCCTCGGCGAGAGCCGCCGCCCGGGCGCCGAGCGTCAGCGTGAGGGCCCCCGGGCCCGGCGACCGCGCCTCGACCTCCACCCGCCAGAGGTCCCCGTCCCGGGCCAGGGTGACCCGTGCGCCGTCCGGCGCGGCCGACCGGGCGGCGGCCAGGGCGGCCGGTCCCGGTTCCGACCTCGCGGCGGCACGCGCGCCCGCCCGTGCCGCGTCCACGCACTGGATCTGCGCGGCGGCCGCCATCAGCGCCCACACCAGGGCGAGGGCGAACACGACCAGGGCCGGCAGTGCCACGGCCGCCTCGGCGGTGACCGAGCCCCGGTCACCACGACCGGCTTCAGAACTGGGCATCGAGGGCCTTGCCGATCACCGATTCGAGTGCGCCGGAGACCGCGCCGCTGGTGATCACCTTGTAGAGCACCGCGGCGAAAGCGCAGGCGGCGATGGTGCCCATGGCGTACTCGGACGTGGTCATGCCCCGGTCCCGACGCGACGCGGCAGGCATCAGGCGGGCGCGGATCCCTCCCGCGAGGCGGGGGCAGGGCACACGGCGCAGGGTGTGACGGATCGTCTTCCACATGGTGGACTCCTGGTCTGAGAGAGCGTTGAGAGCTTCTGGCTCGGTGAGTTGAGGAAGCGCGTGCGACCGGAAGCGGTGCACGGCGGTGGGTGGCGACGGCCCACCCGCGAGGGCGCGGCGCCGCCGGTGCGATCAGCCGCCGGTCAGCAGGCCGCCGGCGAGACCGATCACCACAGGGGCCACGCCCACCGCGAGGAAGGCGGGCAGGAAGCAGAGCCCCACGGGGGCCGTGATCAGCACCTGCGCGCGGCGGCCGTGCGCGGTGACCCGCCGGGCCCGGTCGGCCCGGTATCTCTCGGCGAGCCGTGCCATCGGCTCCGCCGCGGGAGCACCGGTCGTGTCGGCGCGTTCCAGGCAGCGGGCGAGCGGGGCGGCGCCCGGGGTCCGGCCGAACCAGGCCCAAGCCTCGGCCGGTTCGCGCCCGAGGCGCAGCTGGGCCGCCATATCGGTCAGGCGCCGCCCCAGAGGGCCGCCCAGAGACGCGCCGACGGCCTCTGCGGCCTCCCGAGGGCCCGCCCCCGCGGAGATGCAGGCGGCCAGGAGGTCCGCGGCCAGCGGGAGCCGGCGGAGAGCCTCGGCACCACCGCCGTCTTCCGCATCCCCGGGCCCCCGGCCGATGGCCGGCGTCCTTCGGCGCAGCCACTGCCGGACCCCGGCGCCCGCCAAGACGGCCACGGCCGCCCCGAGCACTCCGCCGAGCAGGACGTAGCAGGTCACCGCGGCGCCGAAGGGGGCAGCCCACTCCCTGGCCCGGCGGGCCGACTCGGCTCTGTGCCGCCGCTGTTCGCGTTCGAGGGAGAGCAGGGCCTCCACCCTCCTGCGCATCGCTCGGCCGCGCCGGTGAGCCGCCGCCAGCGAACCGGCGCAGCTCACCGCGGTCAGTCCCGCGAGCACGGCTCCGAGCCGCTGGAGGAGTTCCGCGGTCATGCCGCCACCCCCGCTCGTACGATCCGTCCGGACCACAGGAGACCCGCCGTCTCCAGCAATGCTCCGACGGCCAGGCAGGCAAGCCCCGCAGGGGTGTGGAACAGCACCCGCAGCGGATCCGCGCCGAGTGCCGCGCCCAGGCCGAGACCGGCGACCGGCAGCAGTGCGAGCAGGACCACGGTCGACCAGGCGCCCGCCAGCTGGGCCCGCAGCTCCTCCTGCTGGTCCGCCACCGACCGCAGTGCGGCCTCCAGCCGGTCCAGTCCGTCGGCGAGCCCGGCTCCGCTGCCGACCGCGACCTGCCAGCAGGCGGCCATCCCCGCCAGCCCTTCACCGCCCGGCTGCCGGGAGGCCGTGCGGAGTGCCTCGGGCACATCGCCTCCGAACCGGGCCGCCGCCAGCACGGCGGCCTCGCCCTGGCCGAGCGCGTCCGTGGCCCGGGCGCCGAGACGCAGCGCCCCTCCGGGCTGGAGCCCGGCCCGCAGCTCCCCCGCGACGGCGCCGCACAACGCCACCACCTCGCCCGCCCGGTGGCGCCGCTCCCGCTCCCTCAGCCGGGCGCGCAGGCGCCGCCGTACCAGTGGCACCGCCGCGGCTCCGAGAACGGCGGGCACCACCGAGCCCGCCAGCAGGGCGAGGAGCACGGCCGGAGGCAGGCAGAGCCACTCCTTGTGGCGCATCGACAGGCCGAGCACGCACTCCCGCAGCCGGGCCCGCTGTGGCCGCGCCACGGGGCCGGCCAGCAGGAGCCCTGCCCGCCGCCTGCCCTGCCGGCCGGCCGTCAGCAGCCAGGCCGCCGCACCGGCGCAGACCGCGGCGGCGCACAGCGCCTCTCCGGGCCTCACAGCCCTTCTCCCATCAGCACCCGCAGGTCCCGCCACCCAGGGCCCGGCATGAACGTCTCGGCGCCCCACCGCAGCGCCTGCACCGTGACCACCAGCCCGTTCGCGTCCCGCTCCAGGACATGCATCTCGGCGATCCGGCGCCTCCCGTCCATGTCGCGCGCGACATGGACGACGACGTCCAGCGCGGCGGCGAGCTGGCTGTGCAGGGCCGCCCGGTCGAGGCCCGCGGCCGTCCCCAGGGCCTCCAGCCGGGCGGGGACGTCGGCCGCGGTGTTCGCGTGCACCGTCCCGCATCCACCCTCGTGCCCGGTGTTCAGCGCCGCCAGGAGGTCCGTCACCTCGCCGCCCCGCACCTCGCCGACGACCAGCCGGTCGGGGCGCATCCGCAGCGCCTGCCTGACCAGGTCCCGCAAGGTCACCCGCCCGGAGCCCTCCTGGTTGGCCGAGCGGGATTCGAGCCGCACCACATGGGGGTGGTCGGGCCTCAGCTCGGCCGAGTCCTCGGCCAGGACGATCCGTTCCCGCTCCCCCACCAAGCCCAGCAGACTGCTCAGCAGGGTGGTCTTGCCCGATCCGGTGCCGCCGCTGATCAGGAAGGAGAGCCGCGCCCGCATCAGGGCGCGCAGCACCCGGTCGCCGCCGGGCGGGACGGTGCCCGCCCGGATCAGCTCGTCGAGCGAGAAGGCCCGGGGCCTGACCACCCGCAGGGACAGGCAGGTGGAGCCGACCGCCACCGGCGGGATCACGGCGTGCATCCGGGTGCCGTCGGGGAGCCGGGCGTCGACCCACGGCCGGGCGTCGTCGAGCCTGCGCTCGGCGACCGCGGCGAGGCGCTGCGCCAGCCGGCGCACGGACGCGGCGTCCGGGAAGGTCACGGCGGTGAGTTCGAGCCCGGCGCCCCGGTCCACCCAGACCCGGTCCGGCGCGGACACCAGCACATCGGTGACGGAGGGATCGGCGAGCAGCGGCTCCAGCGGCCCGGCCCCCACCAGTTCCCCGCGCAACTCCTCCGTGCCGCCCAGCACTTCGGCGTCGCCCAGGAGCCTTCCCTGGGCCCGCAGCGCGGCCGCCACGCGAGCCGGAGTCGGTTCCGCACCGCTCTCCGCCAGCCGCTGCCGTACGGCCTCCAGCAGACCCGCGCTCATGCCCGGGCCTCCCCCGCGAAGGCCTTCTCCCAGAAGGCGGCGCAGAAGCGGGCCAGCGGGCTGCGGCCCGCTGCACCCGGTGGCGACCCCTGCCCCTGGGCCGCGAGAAGCCCTGTCTCGACCGGGAGTTCGCCCGCGAGCGGCAGTCCGAGCGCGCCGGCGACCCACCGCTCGTCCAGGCCCGGCGCGTACGGTCCGCGCACCACCGCCCGCAGGTCGGTGAGGATCATGCCCACGGCCGATGCGACCCGGTTGGCGGCCGCGACGGCGCGCAGCTCCCCCGGCACCACGAGCAGGCCGAGGTCCAGTTGGGCGAGCGCCTCGGCGACGCCGTCGTCGACGCGGCGCGGCAGATCGACGACGACCACACCGCCCCGCCGGCGGGCGGCGGCCAGCACGGAGCGCATGGCCTCCGGGGGGACCACGACCGAGTCGCCCCGGTCCCAGCTGAGTACCCGCAGCGAGTGCAGTTGCGGGAGCGACTCCTCCAGCGCCCCGCCGGCGACCCGCCCCTTGGAGGCGGCGAAATCCGGCCATCGACGCCCCTCCGTGTGCTCGCCGCCGAGGAGCACGTCCAGGCCTCCGCCCAGCGGATCCCCGTCGACGAGCATGGTGCGCCGCCCGCCCCGGGCCGCCGTCACCGCGAGCGCGCAGGCGAGCGTCGACGCCCCGGCCCCGCCTCTGCCGCCGATCACCCCGACGGTCAGCGCCGGCCGGTCGACGCCCTCGACCACGTCGGCGATCCGGTCGACGAGCCATGTCTCGGCGTCGGGCAGGCACAGCACACCGTCGGCCCCGATCTCCACCGCGCGCCGCCAGACATCGGGATCGTCCTGGTCCCGGCCCACGAGCAGCACGCCGCGGCGGCGGGTGACGCCCCGGCAGCGATGGGCCGCGTCGTCGCCCACCAGGATCAGGGGCGCGCCCTCCCAGGCGTCGCGGCGCTCGGGCACCGCATGGTGCACCTCGGGCTCCGCACCCGCCGCCGCGCACAGGCGCAGCAGGTCGTCCAGGAGAGCCACGTCCTCGGTGACGATCAGGGGCCCGTCACGGCGCCCCTCGGTCGACTGCCCACGCGGCGATGCGATGGATCCGGCCACGGTCTCCCACCCTCTCCGTGCGCACCGCAGGACTGCGTGTGCGCGATTTCTCCGTCCCGCGGACTTCGCGGCTGGAATCACGGTGGGGTGCTCTGAAAAATCGTGTGGATCTTGCTGAAAAACTGTGGATAACCAGCCAGCTGTGAATAACTCCGTAGCCCAAACCGGTGAGCGTTGAACGACTCCCGGAGAGCAGCAGAGCAACTACGCAGAGTGACGAAATTGAGGGTGAGCCCTCCGCGGCGCGAAGCGCCTCGCAGCGGGGTCTCCGGCGGTCCGATGCCTGCCGGGAAACGGAAAAACCCCTCCGGACATGCGACGACCCCCGCCGGGGGGGAGAGCGGGGGTCGTCTTTCCGGCCGACTCGGGGGGGGAGGAGCCGGGC
This window contains:
- a CDS encoding DEAD/DEAH box helicase, with product MAFNHLPAAMHDALGPLSVTPVTHSVPMAKNFRPSRPPENGETRPSPGAVLDRLTAGANRAARITHTEHLPPRPGRHAVWPDRIRAEVVAAVQAAGIDHPWVHQAAAAEHALDGESVVIATGTASGKSLSYLAPVLSTLLDGAEAPNGRGTTALYLAPTKALAADQRRAVRELAAPLGNRIRPAVYDGDTPVEEREWVRQYANYVLTNPDMLHRGILPSHPRWSSFLRSLRYVVIDECHTYRGVFGSHVAQVLRRLRRLCARYGADPVFLLASATSADPAVSAGRLTGLPVREVADDASPRGELVFALWEPPLTELHGEKGAPVRRTATAETADLLTDLTVQGVRSVAFVRSRRGAELISVIAKERLAEVDRSLPRRVAAYRGGYLPEERRALERALHSGELLCLAATTALELGVDVAGLDAVVIAGYPGTRASLWQQAGRAGRSGQGALAVLVARDDPLDTFLVHHPEALFERPVESTVLDPDNPYVLAPHLCAAASELPLTEADLDLFGPAAAGLMPQLETAGLLRRRPSGWHWTRRERAADLTDIRGGGGRPVQIVEAGTGRLLGTVDEGAAHTAVHDGAVHLHQGRTYLVRKLDLEDSVALVEEAAPPYSTTARDTTAISVLETDTEIPWGQGRLCYGSVEVTNQVVSFLRRRVVTGEVLGETKLDLPPRTLRTRAVWWTVTEDQLDAARVNPEQLGGALHAAEHASIGMLPLFATCDRWDIGGVSVPLHPDTLLPTVFVYDGHPGGAGFAERAFHTAEEWLTATREAIASCECDAGCPSCIQSPKCGNGNDPLHKRGAVRLLTELLRGAPARQAPPSPDGEGT
- a CDS encoding TadA family conjugal transfer-associated ATPase; this encodes MSAGLLEAVRQRLAESGAEPTPARVAAALRAQGRLLGDAEVLGGTEELRGELVGAGPLEPLLADPSVTDVLVSAPDRVWVDRGAGLELTAVTFPDAASVRRLAQRLAAVAERRLDDARPWVDARLPDGTRMHAVIPPVAVGSTCLSLRVVRPRAFSLDELIRAGTVPPGGDRVLRALMRARLSFLISGGTGSGKTTLLSSLLGLVGERERIVLAEDSAELRPDHPHVVRLESRSANQEGSGRVTLRDLVRQALRMRPDRLVVGEVRGGEVTDLLAALNTGHEGGCGTVHANTAADVPARLEALGTAAGLDRAALHSQLAAALDVVVHVARDMDGRRRIAEMHVLERDANGLVVTVQALRWGAETFMPGPGWRDLRVLMGEGL
- a CDS encoding type II secretion system F family protein, whose protein sequence is MTAELLQRLGAVLAGLTAVSCAGSLAAAHRRGRAMRRRVEALLSLEREQRRHRAESARRAREWAAPFGAAVTCYVLLGGVLGAAVAVLAGAGVRQWLRRRTPAIGRGPGDAEDGGGAEALRRLPLAADLLAACISAGAGPREAAEAVGASLGGPLGRRLTDMAAQLRLGREPAEAWAWFGRTPGAAPLARCLERADTTGAPAAEPMARLAERYRADRARRVTAHGRRAQVLITAPVGLCFLPAFLAVGVAPVVIGLAGGLLTGG
- a CDS encoding type II secretion system F family protein; protein product: MRPGEALCAAAVCAGAAAWLLTAGRQGRRRAGLLLAGPVARPQRARLRECVLGLSMRHKEWLCLPPAVLLALLAGSVVPAVLGAAAVPLVRRRLRARLRERERRHRAGEVVALCGAVAGELRAGLQPGGALRLGARATDALGQGEAAVLAAARFGGDVPEALRTASRQPGGEGLAGMAACWQVAVGSGAGLADGLDRLEAALRSVADQQEELRAQLAGAWSTVVLLALLPVAGLGLGAALGADPLRVLFHTPAGLACLAVGALLETAGLLWSGRIVRAGVAA
- the ssd gene encoding septum site-determining protein Ssd: MAGSIASPRGQSTEGRRDGPLIVTEDVALLDDLLRLCAAAGAEPEVHHAVPERRDAWEGAPLILVGDDAAHRCRGVTRRRGVLLVGRDQDDPDVWRRAVEIGADGVLCLPDAETWLVDRIADVVEGVDRPALTVGVIGGRGGAGASTLACALAVTAARGGRRTMLVDGDPLGGGLDVLLGGEHTEGRRWPDFAASKGRVAGGALEESLPQLHSLRVLSWDRGDSVVVPPEAMRSVLAAARRRGGVVVVDLPRRVDDGVAEALAQLDLGLLVVPGELRAVAAANRVASAVGMILTDLRAVVRGPYAPGLDERWVAGALGLPLAGELPVETGLLAAQGQGSPPGAAGRSPLARFCAAFWEKAFAGEARA
- a CDS encoding DUF4244 domain-containing protein, producing MWKTIRHTLRRVPCPRLAGGIRARLMPAASRRDRGMTTSEYAMGTIAACAFAAVLYKVITSGAVSGALESVIGKALDAQF
- a CDS encoding TadE family type IV pilus minor pilin gives rise to the protein MPSSEAGRGDRGSVTAEAAVALPALVVFALALVWALMAAAAQIQCVDAARAGARAAARSEPGPAALAAARSAAPDGARVTLARDGDLWRVEVEARSPGPGALTLTLGARAAALAEDSVGREPAGAAGRPAAGAREGVRAP
- a CDS encoding Rv3654c family TadE-like protein; its protein translation is MACATSVLCVVFAAVLAMGQAVVARHRAGAAADLAALAAADRALRGGAAACGAAERVAGAQGAEVVRCAVTGEVADVTVRVRVGPYAPRIRSRAGPPVAAPPPAATRPPEGTPMPPTDGG